One part of the Saprospiraceae bacterium genome encodes these proteins:
- a CDS encoding methyltransferase, with the protein MSNSVFRLKQFSVEIFEGVFPVTTDSILLGSWVRVADSLRILDIGTGSGLLSLMAIQRAVSNAEIYAIDSSLACIECSKYNFLSSPWADRLHAFKLDALDILKPSDFFLLDATFDVIISNPPYFINALKSDLPDKSRSRHQQELDFELLARLTAKHLNVNGSASFIIPINVEETLSNVMMSCQLFVSRLCRVRDHAQAPVKLCLVEYKKIHELPEIENIILFNEDGNRSNEYHNITKAYYI; encoded by the coding sequence TTGAGCAATTCAGTTTTTAGATTAAAGCAATTTTCAGTAGAAATCTTTGAGGGTGTCTTCCCTGTAACTACGGATTCTATATTATTAGGTTCCTGGGTGCGCGTAGCAGATAGTTTGCGAATTTTAGATATTGGTACAGGCAGTGGCTTATTGAGTTTAATGGCCATTCAAAGAGCGGTTTCTAACGCAGAAATTTATGCCATTGATTCTAGTTTAGCTTGTATTGAGTGCTCCAAATATAATTTTTTATCAAGTCCTTGGGCAGACAGATTGCATGCCTTCAAATTGGATGCGTTGGATATTTTAAAACCATCTGATTTTTTTTTATTGGATGCTACCTTTGATGTTATCATTTCAAATCCTCCATATTTTATAAACGCTCTAAAATCCGATTTACCAGATAAATCGCGAAGTCGTCACCAACAGGAATTGGATTTTGAATTGCTTGCGCGATTAACAGCTAAGCATTTAAATGTAAATGGCAGTGCATCCTTTATAATTCCAATCAATGTAGAAGAAACATTATCAAATGTTATGATGAGCTGCCAATTATTTGTTTCTAGATTATGCAGGGTGCGAGATCATGCGCAAGCTCCGGTTAAACTTTGTTTAGTTGAATATAAGAAAATCCATGAGTTACCAGAAATAGAAAATATCATTTTATTTAATGAGGATGGCAATAGATCCAATGAATATCACAATATTACGAAGGCGTATTATATTTAA
- a CDS encoding MATE family efflux transporter, with the protein MSKNHQVELLKLAFPIILGNLSQMMLNIIDSAMVGQLGYKYLAAAALVNNMIGLPFVLCIGFTVAISPLVAELKGAQKEETCGNLLNNAFYLNMSISILLVSILYFTGGIIYYLKQDQEVANMGRPYLNWMLWSIVPMIAFLSIKQFCDGLNHTKIPMILSLASIPFNAILNYALIYGNWGFPSLNIEGAGIATFITRLLMAIILGAFVLDQIQFKKYNLQNRLLKKEVLNKIAKLAIPSSWQYVSEIGAFVILGIMVGWFGAIQQAAHQVALSVAALTFMVSIGLSSAGSIKVGEAYGMQNIHLARKTGISVLQFASIYGILCAIAFILFRNYIPYLFSSEQEVVRQASILFLFAAAFQLGDSIQAVGIGILRGIQDVKLPTLYTTLCYWFLGIPVGYLLSVTLNWQVIGVWVAFIVCLSVMAVLLYRRFLSITKEFKYNTPS; encoded by the coding sequence TTGTCTAAAAATCATCAAGTCGAATTATTGAAATTAGCATTTCCAATAATCCTTGGGAATCTTTCACAAATGATGCTAAACATCATTGATTCTGCTATGGTGGGTCAATTAGGTTATAAATATCTTGCAGCAGCTGCATTGGTAAATAATATGATCGGATTGCCATTTGTTCTTTGTATTGGTTTTACGGTTGCAATTTCTCCATTAGTTGCTGAATTAAAAGGGGCTCAGAAGGAAGAAACCTGTGGTAATTTGCTTAACAATGCCTTTTATCTTAATATGTCAATTAGTATACTTCTTGTTTCTATCTTATATTTTACAGGCGGAATTATATACTATTTAAAACAAGATCAAGAGGTAGCGAATATGGGAAGACCTTATTTAAATTGGATGCTTTGGTCTATCGTTCCAATGATAGCATTTTTAAGTATTAAACAATTTTGTGATGGCTTAAATCATACTAAAATACCTATGATTTTATCACTCGCTTCCATTCCGTTTAATGCCATTCTAAATTATGCTTTAATTTATGGTAATTGGGGATTTCCTTCACTGAATATAGAAGGTGCAGGTATTGCAACTTTTATAACAAGATTATTAATGGCAATAATTCTAGGAGCTTTTGTTTTGGATCAGATTCAATTTAAAAAATATAATCTCCAAAATAGATTGCTGAAGAAGGAGGTTCTAAATAAAATTGCAAAACTTGCTATTCCTAGTTCCTGGCAGTATGTCAGTGAAATTGGTGCCTTTGTAATATTAGGCATTATGGTAGGATGGTTTGGAGCAATTCAACAAGCTGCTCATCAGGTTGCGCTTTCAGTTGCCGCTTTAACTTTTATGGTTTCTATCGGATTATCAAGTGCAGGGTCTATCAAAGTTGGAGAAGCATATGGAATGCAAAATATTCATTTAGCAAGGAAGACTGGAATTTCGGTATTGCAATTTGCTTCTATTTATGGCATTTTATGCGCCATCGCTTTTATACTTTTTAGAAATTATATTCCTTATTTATTTTCATCCGAACAAGAAGTTGTTCGCCAAGCTTCTATATTATTTCTTTTTGCTGCTGCATTTCAATTAGGAGACTCTATTCAAGCCGTTGGAATTGGTATCCTCCGAGGAATACAAGATGTGAAATTACCAACTTTATATACGACACTCTGCTATTGGTTTCTTGGGATTCCTGTAGGCTATTTATTAAGTGTTACCTTAAATTGGCAAGTCATTGGAGTTTGGGTAGCCTTTATTGTCTGTTTGAGTGTTATGGCAGTGCTCCTGTATCGCCGTTTCCTTTCGATAACCAAGGAATTTAAATATAATACGCCTTCGTAA
- a CDS encoding DNA-binding protein — protein MNITLEELRLIKHNLPSGGIKRIADQLSLDEQTVRNYFGAHHLENSGNHIQPGPNGGIVHIEDETILNIAKQLIEESAKQN, from the coding sequence ATGAATATAACCTTAGAAGAACTTAGATTAATCAAACACAATTTACCTTCTGGCGGAATTAAAAGAATTGCAGATCAATTAAGTTTAGATGAGCAAACCGTAAGAAATTATTTTGGAGCACATCATTTAGAAAATTCTGGAAATCATATTCAACCAGGACCCAATGGAGGAATCGTGCATATTGAAGATGAAACGATATTAAATATTGCGAAACAATTAATAGAAGAAAGCGCAAAACAAAATTAG
- the ald gene encoding alanine dehydrogenase: protein MIIGVPKEIKSNENRVALTPAGALELSKRGHKIHVQSTAGIGSGFTDQMYLEAGASILHTIEEVYQIAEMIIKVKEPIASEYPLIKENQLIFTYFHFASYEPLTTAMIQSGAICLAYETVELPDRSLPLLVPMSEVAGRMAIQEGAKFLEKPQKGKGILLGGVPGVPPAKVLILGGGVVGTQAAKMAAGLGSQVTLLDVSLPRMRYLADVLPPNVTTMYSNELTIRNLVRSHDLIVGAVLIPGAKAPNLVTRDMLKTMQPGTVLVDVAIDQGGCMETSKPTTHDDPIYIIDEVVHYCVANMPGAVPFTSTLALTNATLPFAIQLADKGWKQACKDSKPLATGLNVVHGKVVYQGVADAFNLPYVPVETML, encoded by the coding sequence ATGATCATAGGCGTTCCAAAAGAAATTAAAAGTAATGAAAACCGGGTGGCATTAACACCGGCAGGTGCTCTTGAACTTAGTAAAAGAGGCCATAAAATCCATGTTCAATCAACCGCCGGAATCGGCAGTGGATTTACAGATCAGATGTATCTAGAAGCAGGAGCGTCTATACTTCACACGATTGAGGAGGTATATCAGATTGCTGAAATGATTATTAAAGTAAAAGAGCCCATTGCTTCAGAATATCCTTTAATTAAAGAAAACCAATTAATTTTCACTTACTTCCACTTTGCATCCTATGAGCCTTTAACTACGGCCATGATCCAAAGTGGTGCAATTTGTTTAGCATATGAAACCGTTGAGTTACCAGATCGGAGTCTGCCATTATTAGTTCCAATGTCGGAAGTTGCTGGTAGAATGGCAATTCAGGAGGGTGCTAAATTCTTAGAAAAACCTCAAAAAGGCAAAGGAATCCTTTTGGGTGGTGTTCCGGGTGTACCACCTGCCAAAGTTCTTATTTTAGGAGGCGGTGTTGTTGGGACACAGGCAGCAAAAATGGCTGCCGGACTTGGATCTCAAGTCACTTTATTAGACGTTAGTTTACCGAGAATGCGTTATTTGGCGGATGTCTTACCACCCAATGTTACAACCATGTATTCTAATGAATTAACGATTCGAAATTTAGTCCGTTCTCATGATCTTATTGTCGGTGCTGTTTTAATTCCTGGAGCAAAAGCGCCGAATCTTGTAACCCGCGATATGCTGAAGACGATGCAACCTGGGACTGTACTTGTAGATGTTGCGATTGATCAAGGTGGATGCATGGAAACGAGCAAACCCACCACCCATGATGATCCTATTTATATCATTGATGAAGTGGTCCATTATTGTGTTGCCAACATGCCTGGAGCAGTTCCATTTACCTCTACCCTAGCCCTTACAAATGCTACATTGCCCTTTGCTATACAATTAGCAGATAAAGGATGGAAACAAGCCTGCAAGGATAGTAAGCCATTAGCAACAGGACTTAATGTAGTCCATGGAAAAGTAGTTTACCAAGGCGTTGCAGATGCATTCAATTTACCGTATGTCCCGGTTGAAACGATGTTATAA
- a CDS encoding 1,4-dihydroxy-6-naphthoate synthase, which translates to MQNKLIKVAISPCPNDTYIFGAWIQGFIENPKLTKAEFSYMDIQELNERSILGEFDVIKISAVMLPSVYKQYQILNCGGAAGYDCGPLLVGKKPIQLKDLPNLKILLPGKNTTASFLFQYLFPDCKNFEHCIFSEIEDKLTDGGYDAGVIIHETRFSYQAKGLFEIVDLGKLWFKESSLPIPLGLIAIKRNLEVSLRKEIQGQVQKSLEWANTHLTELLPFIQSKANELDLKVILKHIDLYVNHFTKEIGPEGKKAIFRLIDPENQIFSNEDDIFN; encoded by the coding sequence ATGCAAAATAAACTGATAAAAGTAGCGATTTCTCCGTGCCCCAATGATACTTATATTTTTGGAGCCTGGATTCAGGGTTTTATTGAGAATCCTAAATTAACAAAAGCGGAGTTTAGTTACATGGACATTCAAGAGCTTAATGAAAGATCAATTTTAGGTGAATTTGATGTAATTAAGATAAGTGCCGTGATGCTTCCCTCCGTTTACAAACAATATCAAATTCTAAATTGTGGAGGCGCTGCTGGCTATGATTGCGGACCTTTACTCGTAGGAAAAAAGCCTATACAATTAAAAGATTTGCCGAATTTAAAAATCCTATTACCCGGTAAAAACACTACAGCTAGTTTTCTATTTCAATATTTATTTCCTGATTGTAAGAATTTTGAACACTGTATTTTTTCGGAAATTGAGGATAAGCTAACAGATGGTGGATATGATGCAGGGGTCATTATTCATGAAACGAGGTTTAGTTATCAGGCAAAAGGACTATTTGAAATCGTTGATTTAGGAAAACTATGGTTTAAAGAAAGCTCTTTGCCAATTCCATTAGGACTCATTGCAATAAAACGGAATTTAGAAGTAAGCCTCCGAAAGGAAATTCAAGGTCAAGTTCAAAAAAGTCTGGAATGGGCAAATACACATTTAACAGAACTATTACCATTCATACAATCAAAGGCCAATGAGTTAGACCTAAAAGTAATCCTGAAGCATATTGATTTATATGTTAATCATTTCACGAAAGAAATTGGCCCAGAGGGTAAAAAGGCAATTTTTCGTTTAATTGATCCTGAAAATCAAATTTTTTCAAATGAAGATGATATTTTCAATTGA
- a CDS encoding RNA pseudouridine synthase: MKFIPHILYEDNHLLILEKPAGLLSQGDHTGDPNLVDLVKEYLKVKYQKPGNVYVGLVHRLDRPVSGIIILTKTSKASSRLQEQMKAGEIEKYYLAVTESHPPKEDDTLTHYLTKDEGKNKTKVYDHAKSDTKICSLYYRVLANMDGQCLLEVELQTGRSHQIRAQLAHIGCPIKGDTKYGRPATKNENDMALYAYRIVLTHPVSKEVLSIVSFPQNTGYWRNLKGFFPK; this comes from the coding sequence ATGAAATTTATTCCACATATTCTTTACGAAGATAATCATCTATTAATCCTTGAAAAGCCTGCAGGACTGCTCTCCCAGGGAGACCATACCGGAGACCCTAATTTAGTGGACCTGGTAAAAGAATATCTTAAAGTTAAATATCAAAAACCTGGAAATGTTTATGTAGGTCTCGTACATCGTTTGGATCGACCGGTTTCAGGCATTATTATTTTGACAAAAACTTCGAAAGCATCTTCTCGATTGCAAGAACAGATGAAGGCTGGTGAAATTGAGAAATATTATTTGGCTGTTACAGAAAGCCATCCTCCTAAAGAAGATGATACGCTCACGCATTATCTTACTAAAGATGAAGGAAAAAATAAAACCAAAGTCTACGATCATGCTAAAAGTGATACTAAAATTTGCAGCCTGTATTATCGGGTATTAGCAAATATGGACGGTCAATGTTTATTGGAAGTTGAACTTCAAACAGGTCGTTCACATCAAATCAGAGCGCAATTAGCCCATATTGGCTGTCCGATTAAAGGGGATACAAAATATGGTAGACCTGCTACCAAAAATGAAAATGATATGGCCTTGTATGCTTATCGAATTGTATTGACCCACCCGGTATCAAAAGAAGTATTGAGTATCGTGTCATTTCCACAAAACACTGGATATTGGAGAAATTTGAAAGGATTTTTTCCTAAATAA
- the fsa gene encoding fructose-6-phosphate aldolase — protein sequence MKFFIDTANLDQIKEARELGILDGVTTNPSLMAKEGITGKESIYRHYKKICDLVSGDVSAEVISTDYKGIMKEAKELAEIAENIVVKVPMIKDGIKAISELTTLEIKTNCTLVFSAGQAILVAKAGATYISPFIGRIDDTNWDGMQLINDIFEIYTMQGYDTEILAASIRSGLHIVEAAKAGADVVTCPLEAILGLIKHPLTDIGLQKFLEDHKKAQASLTKKA from the coding sequence ATGAAGTTTTTTATTGATACCGCCAACCTCGACCAAATTAAAGAGGCCCGTGAATTGGGAATTTTAGATGGGGTTACTACCAATCCAAGCCTTATGGCAAAGGAAGGGATTACCGGCAAAGAAAGTATTTACAGGCATTATAAGAAAATATGTGATTTAGTGAGTGGCGATGTTAGCGCTGAAGTGATTTCAACAGATTATAAAGGAATCATGAAAGAGGCAAAAGAATTGGCTGAAATTGCCGAAAATATCGTCGTAAAAGTTCCAATGATTAAAGATGGTATAAAAGCAATCAGCGAACTTACTACGCTAGAAATTAAAACGAATTGCACCTTAGTCTTTAGCGCTGGCCAAGCGATCCTTGTAGCTAAAGCTGGGGCAACCTACATCTCCCCTTTTATTGGCCGAATTGATGATACCAACTGGGATGGTATGCAATTAATTAATGACATTTTTGAAATATACACGATGCAAGGTTATGACACTGAAATCCTTGCAGCATCCATCAGAAGTGGTTTGCATATTGTAGAAGCCGCTAAAGCTGGAGCAGATGTGGTAACCTGCCCATTAGAAGCAATACTAGGTCTCATAAAACATCCTTTAACAGATATAGGCTTGCAGAAATTCCTGGAGGATCATAAGAAAGCTCAAGCTTCATTGACCAAAAAGGCTTAA
- a CDS encoding nucleoside phosphorylase: MKTNWIQNQDGSIYHLKLKKSQLAPIIITVGDPERVSIIAKYLDRIESEVVAREFHTITGYLGGQLMSIISTGIGTDNIDIVLNEIDALFNIDLQTGQPHKHPQQLKIIRLGTSGAIQREIEIDQILITDYCIALDNTLSFYPDSNQTFKQIPSSSHTIPGLQGLHITRADPALLEHFNSETVCIGNTVTAAGFYAPQGRPTRISQANLLSEIESWNIPNIGKISNIEMETSMIYGLSTLMGHQALSINAILANRITGKFSNNPEKTIKIMIRFALEKILSLFGQ; this comes from the coding sequence ATGAAAACAAACTGGATTCAAAATCAGGATGGTAGCATTTACCATCTTAAACTAAAAAAATCACAACTTGCTCCAATCATAATAACAGTTGGTGACCCAGAAAGGGTTTCAATTATAGCGAAGTATTTAGATCGAATTGAATCTGAAGTTGTAGCACGCGAATTTCATACTATCACTGGCTATTTAGGAGGCCAATTGATGAGTATCATTTCAACAGGCATCGGCACAGACAACATTGATATTGTATTGAATGAAATTGACGCTTTATTCAATATTGATTTACAAACCGGGCAACCTCATAAGCATCCACAACAATTAAAGATTATTCGCTTAGGTACATCAGGTGCAATACAAAGAGAAATTGAAATTGATCAAATATTAATTACAGATTATTGTATTGCGCTAGACAATACATTGTCATTTTACCCTGACTCAAATCAAACGTTTAAGCAAATTCCGTCATCCTCCCATACCATTCCTGGACTCCAAGGATTGCATATCACCCGAGCGGATCCTGCATTATTAGAGCATTTTAATTCTGAAACAGTATGTATAGGAAACACTGTTACAGCAGCTGGCTTTTATGCTCCGCAAGGCAGACCTACGAGGATTTCTCAAGCAAACCTTCTGTCTGAAATTGAAAGCTGGAATATTCCAAATATTGGCAAAATAAGCAATATTGAAATGGAGACTTCTATGATTTATGGTTTAAGTACCTTAATGGGTCATCAGGCCCTATCGATTAATGCCATATTAGCAAACCGTATTACTGGTAAATTTTCAAATAATCCTGAAAAGACAATTAAAATTATGATAAGGTTTGCGCTCGAAAAAATCTTAAGCCTTTTTGGTCAATGA
- a CDS encoding acyl transferase, translating to MQKRITLQDKILDMNDFSLQEIILEVFDYQSLFNPVYAEFIRLLGKSKESVRALNEIPFLPIQLFKTLEIKTGEWSAEQTFESSGTGQHGVSKHAIASLDFYHKIARHCFHMHFGSILQYEFVGLLPNYLEKPNSSLVSMLQFFINESNDISENSFFLYDFSALNRHLNALKKAKRKVILFGVSFALLDFVAEYQIEFEQLIIIETGGMKNRQRIIERSELLTALKKGFPLSKIVSEYGMTEMLSQAYALDAIEYRGTPFLKFLISDPTDPMQFLETGRRGIINVMDLANIHSCSFLQTEDIGILNENGNLQVLGRFNPEDTRGCVQMYEG from the coding sequence ATGCAAAAAAGAATTACCCTGCAAGATAAAATATTAGACATGAATGATTTCAGTTTGCAGGAAATCATTTTGGAAGTATTTGACTATCAGTCGTTATTTAATCCGGTATACGCTGAATTTATTCGATTGCTGGGCAAATCAAAGGAATCTGTAAGAGCTCTTAATGAAATACCGTTTCTGCCAATTCAATTATTTAAGACCTTGGAAATTAAGACAGGGGAGTGGTCTGCTGAACAAACCTTTGAATCTAGCGGAACAGGACAACACGGTGTTTCAAAACATGCAATTGCTTCTTTAGATTTTTATCATAAAATTGCCCGACATTGTTTTCATATGCATTTTGGGTCAATTTTGCAATATGAATTTGTTGGACTCCTACCAAATTATTTGGAAAAACCAAATTCTTCCTTGGTTTCAATGCTCCAATTTTTTATAAATGAATCTAATGACATTTCTGAAAATTCATTTTTTTTATACGATTTTTCTGCTTTAAATAGACATTTAAATGCGCTTAAAAAGGCTAAACGCAAAGTAATATTATTCGGGGTGAGTTTTGCATTGTTGGATTTTGTAGCAGAATACCAGATTGAATTTGAACAACTCATCATAATAGAAACTGGTGGAATGAAAAACCGACAAAGAATCATTGAACGAAGTGAATTATTAACTGCCTTGAAAAAGGGATTCCCACTTTCAAAAATAGTTTCAGAATACGGCATGACAGAAATGCTATCGCAAGCTTATGCACTGGATGCTATAGAATATCGCGGAACGCCATTTCTTAAATTTTTGATTTCTGATCCAACAGATCCAATGCAATTCTTAGAAACCGGTAGAAGGGGCATTATAAATGTTATGGATTTAGCAAATATTCATTCCTGCTCATTTTTGCAAACAGAAGATATAGGGATACTCAATGAAAATGGTAATTTGCAAGTATTGGGGCGATTTAATCCAGAAGATACTCGGGGTTGTGTACAAATGTATGAAGGCTAA
- a CDS encoding N-acetylmuramoyl-L-alanine amidase — MTDAEVNSLRERFTSLKSEGNLIKKVSAKSLNVPLFGNKYESVDIVTDELNDQVFYIVPGHGGPDPGAIAKNVDGKYTICEDEYAYDVSLRLAKNLMEKGASVYIIVEDKNDGIRDEMYLDCDKDETSMGGHEIPLSQKKRLKQGISKVNKLYSKHKKKGIAKQWMVSLHIDAQSEESRQDVFFYYQSESTISKNKALDIQNVFEEKYKICRKNECYKGTVSSRPLYVVRNSDPEPIFVELANIHNPEDQKRILYPKNRQLLADWITEGFLK; from the coding sequence ATGACAGATGCAGAAGTTAATTCATTGCGGGAGCGATTCACGTCTCTTAAATCTGAAGGTAATTTAATTAAAAAAGTATCTGCAAAATCTTTAAACGTACCACTTTTTGGAAACAAATATGAATCCGTAGATATTGTCACAGACGAACTGAACGATCAGGTATTTTATATAGTACCAGGGCATGGTGGTCCTGATCCTGGAGCTATTGCAAAAAATGTGGATGGCAAATACACCATTTGTGAAGATGAATATGCATATGATGTAAGTTTGCGATTGGCAAAAAATTTAATGGAAAAAGGCGCAAGCGTTTATATTATTGTAGAAGATAAAAACGACGGCATTCGAGATGAAATGTACCTGGATTGTGATAAAGATGAAACCAGTATGGGTGGTCATGAAATTCCTTTGAGCCAAAAAAAGAGGCTAAAGCAAGGCATTTCAAAAGTTAATAAATTATACTCGAAACACAAGAAAAAAGGGATTGCTAAACAATGGATGGTTTCACTTCATATTGATGCACAAAGTGAAGAAAGCAGGCAAGATGTATTTTTCTATTATCAATCTGAAAGTACTATTAGTAAAAATAAAGCTCTTGATATACAAAATGTATTTGAAGAAAAATACAAAATTTGTAGAAAAAATGAATGCTACAAAGGCACTGTCAGTTCAAGACCACTTTATGTAGTTAGAAACTCTGACCCAGAACCTATTTTTGTAGAGCTAGCAAATATTCATAATCCTGAAGATCAAAAAAGAATTCTTTATCCTAAAAACAGACAATTACTTGCAGACTGGATTACGGAAGGATTTTTAAAATAA
- the ccsA gene encoding cytochrome c biogenesis protein CcsA: MTERHMWWKALGVILMLIVLTKGLLTPLKHGIVDIHPDRFNAGKEVRFEVTAYNSHYISHPDQINVYLKHVGDSKQKERSVDFILKSKLVKPLNENQIEVQFDLPAHLPDSRKLALFTVIVESPYDGAAAIPSKIIIQQDSINLENGIQAWSVTDKPNFHLPNKFDFPYRNILVETIRNTFFHVSLWFAMFLLFGMSVYYSIKFLRYNIPDADMRAFALVRTGLLFGILGCLTGSLWARYTWETWWTSDIKLNMAALTILIYLSYLVLRASIEDKDRKARISSAYNIFALVAVIPLIFVLPRLTDSLHPGNGGNPAIGADDMDNALRIIFYPAVLAFMLIGLWMASLLYRSDKISNFIEEKYNN; this comes from the coding sequence ATGACTGAACGACATATGTGGTGGAAAGCATTAGGCGTTATTTTAATGCTGATAGTTTTGACAAAAGGTTTATTGACACCTTTAAAACACGGAATTGTAGATATTCACCCAGACCGATTTAATGCAGGAAAGGAAGTCCGTTTTGAGGTAACTGCATATAATTCGCATTACATTTCCCATCCAGACCAAATCAATGTGTATTTGAAGCACGTTGGGGACTCAAAGCAAAAGGAAAGGAGTGTTGATTTTATTTTAAAGTCAAAGCTTGTAAAACCTTTGAATGAAAATCAGATTGAAGTCCAGTTCGACTTACCAGCTCATTTGCCAGATTCAAGAAAATTGGCTTTGTTTACGGTGATTGTTGAAAGTCCATATGATGGAGCAGCCGCAATTCCCTCTAAAATCATTATACAACAAGATAGTATCAATCTAGAAAATGGTATCCAGGCATGGTCCGTAACGGATAAGCCGAATTTTCATTTGCCAAATAAGTTCGATTTCCCTTACCGCAATATATTGGTCGAGACTATCAGAAATACATTTTTTCATGTGTCTTTATGGTTTGCAATGTTTTTATTGTTTGGAATGTCCGTTTATTATAGTATTAAATTCCTACGCTATAATATTCCAGATGCTGATATGAGGGCCTTTGCATTAGTTCGTACAGGTTTATTATTCGGCATTCTAGGATGTTTGACGGGTTCATTATGGGCACGATATACCTGGGAAACCTGGTGGACATCAGATATTAAGTTAAATATGGCGGCGTTAACCATCCTTATTTACCTATCTTATTTAGTTCTTAGAGCGTCTATTGAAGATAAAGACCGGAAGGCCAGAATTTCATCGGCTTATAATATTTTTGCTTTGGTGGCTGTAATCCCATTGATTTTTGTCTTACCAAGATTAACCGATAGCCTGCATCCTGGAAATGGTGGAAATCCTGCTATCGGTGCAGACGATATGGACAATGCCTTAAGAATCATTTTTTATCCTGCCGTTTTGGCCTTTATGTTAATTGGATTATGGATGGCAAGTTTGCTTTATCGGTCCGATAAAATTTCGAATTTCATTGAGGAGAAGTATAATAATTAG